Proteins encoded in a region of the Oryctolagus cuniculus chromosome 10, mOryCun1.1, whole genome shotgun sequence genome:
- the LOC100358162 gene encoding large ribosomal subunit protein eL28, with product MSAHLQWMVVRNCSSFLIKRNKQTYSTEPNNLKARNSFRYNGLIHRKTVGVEPAADGKGVVVVMKRRSGQRKPATSYVRTTINKNARATLSSIRHMIRKNKYHPDLRMAAIRRASAILRSQKPVMVKRKRTRPTKSS from the coding sequence ATGTCCGCGCACCTGCAGTGGATGGTCGTGCGCaactgctccagcttcctgatcaagAGGAACAAGCAGACGTACAGCACGGAGCCCAACAACCTGAAGGCCCGCAACTCGTTCCGCTACAACGGGCTTATCCACCGCAAGACCGTGGGCGTGGAGCCGGCGGCCGACGGCAAGGGCGTCGTGGTGGTCATGAAGCGCAGATCCGGCCAGCGGAAGCCGGCCACCTCGTACGTGCGCACCACCATCAACAAGAACGCCCGGGCCACGCTCAGCAGCATCCGGCACATGATTCGCAAGAACAAGTACCACCCCGACCTGCGCATGGCCGCCATCCGCAGAGCCAGCGCCATCCTGCGCAGCCAGAAGCCCGTGATGGTGAAGAGGAAGCGCACCCGCCCCACCAAGAGCTCCTGA